Proteins encoded in a region of the Podarcis muralis chromosome 2, rPodMur119.hap1.1, whole genome shotgun sequence genome:
- the TROAP gene encoding tastin isoform X2, translating into MARVGKENLQEVLPLPVTSAGEGREKSASLASGALSSSKIPVLRKSRIPREVKQSRQQPQNSLHQACPSNARRKGIEMSKMPHSGLVPDASAVEPASGSMPKILSREPLGEMHLSTSGHRNEGRVPNGKEVSTVEFVPDVAALASILSNTGLTSHMVSAAHKPSLAGRVPLRGNRACSTIVGTGRGSLYTGAPAANLPRTSYISRSTSKDVNQPQSSNTQQLKMRLATFENPGPRVEVVKPSRPTENPGVGKPQDSAPRPEAEGLNGTVEGGIATQRLMSTATVTECLSSLISSDSAGKKEITGTPWKDDGFVPDPAAKASILLNIGVSHSALRATTDLSTRGESACLPLPCTSVRSTEKFGRVSCRSTQRLKGLQKLEASEAQLANTPGGRCSAADHTPYGLARRVPIASPQSSHRSPWIRNRVPVSSCIKAKKVNLASKITSLKDSVDSKEDDTAVAWESIAVRLFKDEIAASAKKVAAVPVITPEMGKLQRIKLLAQLLQQEVNDGISHDIAPSLGELHKLLSDHCSPAREAPKPGLLTTPVPSPGPDLCKLVPGSVAMAPEPCTTHATTSSQQPVCPISRMPSVQLPASSGSGTSMPLLGLMSSCGNSADQVKQRLDDLLSAPMRFHEARLNDECAFYTTRLTSVTQPSAQRCKEPVAKMLEVQDAMHFIPISATPSRPMEAERVLPS; encoded by the exons ATGGCTCGAGTTGGGAAGGAAAACTTGCAAGAAGTCTTGCCCCTTCCTGTGACCTCTGCAGGAGAAGGACGGGAGAAAAGTGCGTCGCTTGCTTCAGGTGCCCTGAGCAGCAGCAAGATCCCAGTGCTGCGCAAAAGCAGAATCCCACGAGAGGTGAAGCAGTCTCGGCAGCAGCCACAGAATAGCCTTCATCAG GCATGTCCGTCCAACGCGAGGAGGAAAGGGATCGAGATGAGCAAGATGCCTCACTCTGGTTTAGTACCTGATGCTTCTGCGGTGGAACCTGCATCTGGGTCAATGCCCAAGATCCTTTCTAGAGAACCCCTGGGAGAGATGCATCTGAGCACATCGGGTCACAGGAATGAAGGTCGCGTGCCCAATGGCAAAG aaGTGAGCACAGTTGAGTTTGTGCCAGATGTAGCAGCTCTTGCTAGCATCCTGTCCAACACAGGGCTGACTAGCCACATGGTAAGTGCAGCCCACAAGCCCAGCCTGGCCGGACGAGTCCCTTTAAGAGGGAATAGAGCATGCTCAACTATCGTTGGG ACTGGTCGAGGATCGTTATACACAGGGGCTCCTGCAGCGAATCTTCCTCGCACGTCGTACATCTCCAGATCAACTTCAAAAG ATGTGAATCAGCCACAGTCCTCGAACACTCAGCAGCTTAAGATGCGGTTGGCTACATTTGAGAACCCTGGGCCTCGG GTGGAGGTGGTGAAGCCAAGCCGACCCACGGAGAACCCGGGAGTGGGCAAGCCCCAAGATTCTGCCCCCAGGCCCGAGGCAGAAGGTCTGAACGGCACGGTGGAGGGGGGCATTGCAACGCAAAG ATTGATGTCTACAGCCACGGTTACAGAGTGTCTTTCGTCCTTGATCAGTAG TGACTCGGCTGGGAAGAAGGAAATCACAGGGACACCATGGAAAG ATGACGGGTTCGTGCCCGACCCGGCTGCCAAAGCTAGCATCCTGCTGAACATCGGCGTGAGCCATTCGGCCCTAAGGGCGACTACCGATCTGAGCACTAGG GGGGAAAGTGCCTGTTTGCCATTGCCCTGCACGAGTGTGCGCTCAACGGAAAAGTTTGGGCGTGTGTCCTGCCGCTCCACACAGCGTCTTAAAG GTCTGCAGAAATTGGAAGCTTCTGAAGCCCAGCTAGCCAACACACCAGGCGGAAGATGTTCAGCTGCTGACCATACCCCCTATGGATTAGCTCGGAGGGTTCCCATTGCTTCCCCGCAATCCTCG CATCGCAGTCCCTGGATACGGAACCGTGTGCCTGTTTCTTCCTGCATTAAAGCTAAGAAG GTTAATTTGGCAAGCAAGATCACCTCATTGAAGGACTCTGTGGACTCCAAGGAGGATGACACTGCTGTGGCATGG GAAAGCATTGCTGTGCGGCTCTTTAAGGATGAGATAGCAGCATCGGCAAAGAAGGTGGCAGCTGTTCCTGTGATCACCCCAGAAATGGGGAAACTCCAG cgCATCAAGCTCCTTGCTCAGCTCTTGCAACAGGAGGTGAATGACGGCATCAGTCACGACATTGCCCCCTCGCTGGGGGAATTGCACAAACTGTTGTCGGATCACTGCTCGCCTGCCCGGGAGGCTCCCAAGCCTGGTCTCCTCACTACCCCTGTGCCGTCTCCCGGACCGGACCTCTGCAAGCTGGTGCCAGGGTCTGTTGCTATGGCACCTGAACCTTGCACAACACATGCCACAACCTCCAGCCAGCAACCTGTTTGCCCCATCTCTCGGATGCCTTCGGTCCAGCTCCCGGCATCCAGCGGGAGTGGTACCTCCATGCCTTTGCTCGGGCTCATGTCGTCCTGTGGAAATAGTGCAG ACCAAGTCAAGCAGCGCTTGGATGACCTCCTTAGTGCACCTATGCGCTTCCACGAGGCACGCCTAAATGATGAATGTGCCTTCTACACCACCCGCCTCACCTCTGTCACGCAGCCCTCGGCGCAGCGATGCAAAGAGCCTGTGGCCAAAATGCTGGAGGTCCAGGATGCCATG CACTTTATACCTATCTCTGCAACCCCATCCCGACCCATGGAAGCAGAAAGGGTTTTGCCCTCGTGA